The genomic stretch CCAAGAGGCAGCTGAATAAGCCGCATCTTCAAACTCAGGCTTTCTGTCGATATTAATTGCTTTTTGCAATCGATCATATTCAGCACCTCCTCCTTTGTAATGGTTACGGGTCCATTCTGGATAGAGCACATTGCTCGTTTGCTGATTATAGTAAGCATTGGGATCGATTCCTCTTTGTTTCAGCTGTCGCCAAAATACATGTCCCTCAAAAAGGATTTTTGCCCTTCCATCAGCCAAAAAGCCTTTGCCACTACTTTCTACTTCATTTACAGCTTTTACTGTAGCCAGTTCCAGGTCATATTCCTTTCCGAAGGTTATCAAGTCCTGTTCAGCGAGTAGTTTGCTGTTCTGTTTGAGTACGTCAGGGTTTTGTTCCAGCAATTTACTCCAGGTTTTCAGTCCGACGATTCCATCTACCACCAAATCATTTTTCTGCTGATAGTCCCAGATAGCATTATGGGTATCCATTCCAAAATAATTGGAAACATAGACTTGATAGCCCAAGTCTGACAGGATTTCCTCCAAAAAACGTACTTCAGGTCCTCGAGAACGGTATTTGATGGTTTTCATAGTTTCAGGATGTTTGGTTTTCGATGAGGTTCTTGTAATGCTTTGCTTTGGGAAATTCCGGCTTGATTTCCAAAGCCCTTTCAAATAGCGATAAGGCTTCATCATACTGGTGCAAACTGCTAAGAATAACTCCCTTTTCAGTTAAGATATCCGGATTTTCGGCATCGTATTTTAGTATAATATCGAATTGTTCCAAGCCTTTTTGGGTATCTCCTTTGGCAAGATGGTTTAAGGCTAGATAGTACCGGAAGTCAGCATGATCAGGAGAGGTAGCCAATGCCCTCATTAAAGCCTTTTCTGCTAGCCCATGATTCCGGAGCTGAAATTCACATCTGCCGATCTGAAACCAAATTTCTGGATTTTCACTTTTGGCGGAAGTAGAATACAACAGCTCCAGTGCAGGTTCAAGGTCCTTTTGAAGGATCATTAGCTTGGCCAGTTCCATGAAATTCTCAGGCTTGGGAGCCAGCTGGACTACTTCATTCCAATAGGCCCTGGCATCTCCCAAACGGTTTTGGTGAGCTGCTAAACGCGCCAAACTGACCCAAGCACCCAATGCCTTAGGGAATCTTTTTACGGTATTTTGGTACTGCTTTCGGGCTTCTTCGAGTTTGCCCTGCATCGCTAGCGCATTTCCTGCATTTACCATATAACTGGACTTTTCTTCCAGATCAATGGCTTTTTGGAAAAATGACAGGGCTTTGTCGAAATCCTGCTGCTGATGATAGTACAATCCCATGTTATTAAGAAGAGATGTATTTTCCGGATGAAGCTTGTACGCTTCTTCATAGCAGGAAACCGCCTGGTCAAATTTTCCATTAAGGAAATACCTGGCTCCCTGATTGTTAAGTTCGATAGCTCTTTTGGTTTCCATAGTAGTAATTTAAGAAAATATATCGTTTTTAACATCGCTGGCGAGTCCTTTCGCCATGTCCACTACATCTAAATCGGGATAGATGACTTCAATATCATCGAAGGACATATCGAAAGCTTCCCCTTCTCTGTAGTGAACCGGAAATACCACACCAAACTGAATGTCTGGTCCCCATTCATACGAGGCAAGATTGTGACGCCACGTCTCAGAAATAGAAAACCATCCGATTCCCAGACTGGCCCGGGCAAAGGCATTCAGGTCGAAGGTGAATTTCGGATTGACCGTAACCCGTCCTTCCGCATCCAAGGCCAAACCAGTCTGGGGACTCCAATTGACATCTACTTCTGCGGCAGCCTCACCTTCCAATCCCAAAGAGCCCGCTAGCTCAATTCCCCCTGTCAAACTGGCAATACCGATACTCACGCCTAAGCTCAAGTCACCACGCAAGGTCAATCCTGCATCTGCCGGAATAGCAAATTCACCATGGCCTGTCACCGTAGTTTCTTCTTCCCGTTCAGGGTTATAAGTAACCTCCGCAGACATATTACGCAGTTCCCCGGGGCCAAATCCTGCGGTAAAATCCAAACCACCTCCAATTTGCGCCACC from Echinicola soli encodes the following:
- a CDS encoding N-acetylmuramidase domain-containing protein, encoding MKTIKYRSRGPEVRFLEEILSDLGYQVYVSNYFGMDTHNAIWDYQQKNDLVVDGIVGLKTWSKLLEQNPDVLKQNSKLLAEQDLITFGKEYDLELATVKAVNEVESSGKGFLADGRAKILFEGHVFWRQLKQRGIDPNAYYNQQTSNVLYPEWTRNHYKGGGAEYDRLQKAINIDRKPEFEDAAYSAASWGAFQIMGYHAENLGYSSVTDFVQRMQKHEREHLNAFGRFLETNNLIRYLKQKDWAKFARGYNGPAYAQNHYDVKLQRAYERYK
- a CDS encoding tetratricopeptide repeat protein, translated to METKRAIELNNQGARYFLNGKFDQAVSCYEEAYKLHPENTSLLNNMGLYYHQQQDFDKALSFFQKAIDLEEKSSYMVNAGNALAMQGKLEEARKQYQNTVKRFPKALGAWVSLARLAAHQNRLGDARAYWNEVVQLAPKPENFMELAKLMILQKDLEPALELLYSTSAKSENPEIWFQIGRCEFQLRNHGLAEKALMRALATSPDHADFRYYLALNHLAKGDTQKGLEQFDIILKYDAENPDILTEKGVILSSLHQYDEALSLFERALEIKPEFPKAKHYKNLIENQTS